Sequence from the Populus nigra chromosome 17, ddPopNigr1.1, whole genome shotgun sequence genome:
TATGTGAAAACCTTTGTGATGAAGTAGTTTGGCTAGTTTTAGCATAGATTTTATATGGCTTTGAAATGGAAGTGGGATAAGAACTGCATGGGGCTTATCAGCCATAGCTTTAGCAAATCAGGAGCACCGGAGAATAGTGGAGAGACTCTGGTGTTTTGGAGCAGAGCTATTGAGACCACAATCTCTGGTGTTTTGGAGCAGAGCTATTGAGACCACAATCTctgtttattcttttcttttgaaatgttataaactaaaaagttaTGCAGTGAAAATagctctaaaatttaaaattaattggcaAGTAGAGAAAATACAAAGACAAACACAATTAATCAcacaaaaatacaaatataatttacataGTTTGGCAACTTTGTAAACAAAACAATAAGagaaattcactataaaaaaaaataaaaaattacgaaGTGTTGAATAAAATTGCTATTATCTAAAATCCTAAAGTAACATCaactcttgtttttctctcttctatctgcctatcaaaaaaataaagagaataaaaacACTTACAAATAAATCTTACCCTAAAATATGACAactttagatttttatatagattaaatacaTGAATATTCTTTTCTCACCTGAttcacaatttaaaacaaaactgaCAGTTGAATTCAAGATGTATATAAGAAAAGaggaaatgaaattgaaatcagTTGAATTACAGCTCATTGATTGAGATGAGCATTAACCATGGAGGACCACTTCAATTGATTCTTCAGAAAACAACAGACAACTATTGAGGGGAAATGCATCCCCTAGACATGGAGGACCACTCCCATTGATTCTTCAGAAAACTACAGACAACTGTTGAGGGGAAATGCATCCCCTAGACCCCTGTATCATGCATGATACTGGTAAAAATTAATGAGTAATGCTACTCCCAATACATATTAGGAAAATTATAATCCATTTATCAAAACCTGAAAAAAGGGATGTCAATCCAAATACCTCAtaattcacaaaataaaatctaatcagagaaaaaaatggaaagagtTGCCAATCAAGACAGGAACCTTGTATACCAGGAGAGGTTTCCCATTAAAGAAGTTACTATATAGGAAGATAAGACTTGTACTTTCTTTTGTGGTCTTACAGCTAGGTAAAAACGTAACATCTCCAGGTCGAAGGTTCAAATTTCTGTTTAAACAACATGCACATGCCTAACATAGAGCAAACAAGTTACGGAGGGGAAACATAGGCTCTTAAACCCCCCTCCCCCATTATTAAGAAATGTCTGCAAGTGCGAGAGAAATTTACTACATTTAATTCAGGACTTTCAGTTCCCTTAATCTAACAGAACATTTCTTATGCGTTGCCTTCGCAATTTATTACAGTTACAGCAGAATACCCCATTACAGAATTTGTATGTAAGGCCAGACTGAAACATTCTCCAGCAAGTGCATCCCGCTTGATGGTCCTGAACACCGGACACCATGACAACTCTTCACTTCCAATGGACAGGCGggatcaaaagaaaagggagtttATCCTGTACAATCTATCCCCTAAGCTTTAACTTTTGCCAGGAATTACGACTTAGAGCACCAAAATAAAGCTCcttggaagaataaaaaagataaaaagactTCCCAGTCACCATCTCCCATGTATATTTTCTTTCCACCATAATACACATTTATGCATATGACTATTAGTCTTAACAAGATGAGAGTCCTGGATAATCCTTCGAAGGAAAATATTAGAAAGATAAAGATGAACCCTTAAAAAACCTGACTCAATAAAGGTGAATCTATGCCACTTCCAAGCTCCAAACCACCTTAGTTCCGTTTCCATGTCCAAATTTGCCGAGAGATTGATGTAAACAGATTAGCCATCCAGTTGCAATATCTTTAATTCTTTCCTCGGTCAACTCCTCACTGATTCAGAGTTTATGTGACCACTATTCCCTGGATGTGCACTCAGGCCAGTAATGGTATTGCGTTGCTGCCCAAAATGTCTTAAAAGTTCCATCTGGCGTTCATTCGTATGAGGAAGGCAAGCTCTTAAAAGCTCAACAGGCATTTCTCGTTTTGTTGCTGCACGCACCTCTGAATCAATACCTTCTGCACTAGGTGGTGTCTTTGCATAGACTGATTGCAGTATAGTGTCATATTTAATCAGGCAGTACTTCATAAGAAGatcaaaaaattcatcaaaCGATGCCTGCCAGAGAGCAAAATTCGGCATGCCACAGTTGGAAGAAGCCTGGGGACCATGTAATAGTTTACTAGCTCTTTCAAGAAGACACTTCAAAATAACTGTGGCTCCATCCCCAGCAGGGCTACCAAGAGGCCGAAATGGTGGCTGCTCTGAAGAACAAACTATGGCTACAAGGCAAGCACTCAATGCATGAAGATCCATGCCATTTACACATGCAGAAACTGTCTTTGTGAGATTTGTAGTTGTGTCAGCTGCTCCTGTATCTGAGGGAATGCCACCAAACAAAAACCTCAAGTGACGGAAAATAGCCATGCAGACAACACGGGTGAGTTCACTCCCGGGATATAGAAGCTGAAGAAACTTGCAGATGAGCTTTCGACCCTTGGGAAGTGATACTAACCGCAGGAACACAATGTCATCCTTTGAGGCAAGTCCAGCAGTTTTGCCAGTTTGGCCAAGTGGGTCAACAAGCTGAAGTGACGCTGCCAATCCTTCAAGCAAGTTCTGCCGCCTCCGTCTGAGCTGAGCCCCACCATCTTGGGGCTGATTACACTGCAGGAAACGGTCAATGTCATCTACATCAAGAAGAAGAGACAGGCTATCTTCAATGGTGATTCTAGCGGCAAGCATAGGTTCCTGTTCCAAAGGCCTCTCAGACATTTGTTCTGAGTTTCCATCACCAGAACCAGGAGGATCAACTTCAAGAAGGGGATGAGGCCTCCGTATGGAAGGGAGGGGCATCTTCCCAAGAGCATCAAAATGGAGATGAGAGTGCTGGTCTGCACTGTTACGAGATCGAGAAGGTAGCTCCTTCAAGTGAGACGGGCAGAAATTGTTTTTAGTTCTCGACCCAGTAGATCTTTTGGCAAGAGAAGCTTGGTGGTAGTAATCGTCTATATATGGGTCATTGCTATGAGTAGCAGCATGCTGCATTTTCAGAATACTCTCGATTTCATCAGCTGTCATATGCTTGGATCGGAATTGCACCCAGCCACCATCACTTTTCTGACTACTAGTGTCAGAGCCTTGTGAAAATCGCCGGTTTCTTTGggatgatttatgtttttgttccCTGATATGTAATGATGAAGGATGTGCATTAAAGAGTTGAGATTGCATTGCTGCAAAATGAGCCAAAGATGGTTGAACTGAAGGGTGCAGTCTCTGCTGTTGCAATTGCTGCTGTGGTGACATCAATTGGGAAGACAATAGGCCATTTTGATGCGATAATTGTTGTTGCAGTATACTCTGTAAGAGCCTAGACTGATCTACATGTAATAAGCCAGCATGATTAACCCAATGTTTTTGTGGCCTGTTATTAAAAGAAAGGCCAGGAGACGTGATCTGGGCCAGATTTCCACCATAATGTAACCCATGCTGTAAACCAGCCAGATGAAGATTAGAGTTGGACAGAGGAGACAGATTCGGGGCAGACAAGTGTGACTGCAGTCCACCAGCATGAGAAGCAACATTAAGGTGGTGTGGCGAACAACCAGGAGGAGGGAAAGATGTGAAATTTGATTTGGGTACAGGAATTGGTTCACTTGAGAAGTGCTGAAGCTGTTGTGGCTGCTGGGGATACGAGGAAGTTCTGTACAAAGGTTTTGGTTCTGAGAAACAAGCAGAAGAAGGTTGGGGCTGTGATGACCATCTCTTGCTATCCTGAGAATTTTCTGCATTAAACATTTGTTGATCTAACCAACTCGTAAACTCTCCATCTTGTGCCCAATCAGTGGCAGATGAgcctgaaaaagaaaatgctatTAAATATCATGGCAGAAGGTATACTTAGACACCACCATTGAAGTAACACtgacctaaaaaaattatatgccaCACTGCAAACTAATAACTATGGTATACTAGAAAGTGgaaatttatcaatattaatcATCAAATAAAGTTATAGGAACTACATCTTATTTTGCACACTGGGAAACACCACAGAAATCATTTGCACTAGTTGCCAGCACGTGATGAGAAGTGCGCATATACCCAAAATATCTTATTACTTCTTTCAGTTAAGAAACCGGGGGACAAGCAACCATCTGGCACGGCAAAATTGTTCATACTAATTGCCGCAAAGTGATATGATGGATGTACCAGAAGTTCATGAGACGGACTAAATCAATCTCAAAATGGTTAgcagaaaccaaaaaaataaattaattaagtttagcCAAGAAGCCACTCCATCTTATTGATGGGAATGACTTCTGACCTGCATACATACGTAAGGACTCCTGCTAAAAATATCTGACAAATTATCAGGCTTAtagaaaaaactcaataaagtcagaaaaaaaatcatgaaatgcttcctaaattaaataaaatggagaagaaaacTCAGGTAATAATTCACTTTCAAGCCGACAATAAAGAATGAAAGCATTTCTATTCAATAATACTTTTTGGCTCACAATTAAGCTGACAACAATTATATGAGAATCAAATCTCCCCAATCACATGATCGTATAAAATGCTCAGCACTCAGAAAGCAAATTTACAGAATAATAAGTCTAGTAAACTTCTTGATTTAGTGCAACTAGATAATGTAAACAAAAAGTAACAGTTGAACTCACTTTCCCTCGAAAAGGATCCAGATCCTCTGTCACCAATAACTCCTGGATTCCTGGGTCCAGTCACAACTCGGTTCAACTGTGTAGGTGGACAACAAATTCACAATCCaacgaaaaaaattagaaagcatCCCTCAAACAGGTTGGAAAAGATACCAGAGGCAAGATGATTATAAACAATAGTAGCAGAGAATATAGAGAGCATTATCCTAGAAGAATAATGTGATATAATGACAAGAGCTCATCCTAACTTCCCTAGCTTGGGCCTGACCTGCTCAAGGGAAGTATTTGATTATTGTTGCTCATCTCAAAGTTACTGTTAGACCAGCTAATGCTTATGATGGCAGTTTCAGGTTTAGAAACTAAAACTCATCTAACAGAAAATGCATGTTCAGTTCATACTCTTTGAGGCAGTTCATAGAGAATCTTGGCCTTCTTCATTTGACCTCCTCAATGCATACATGTGATACAAAGAACTCATTTAACAGagtttttcagttatttttccAAACCGAGATGATAGACAGAAATTAGCTTTTGATGAATTAAGCAAGGTTGGAAAGGGGAAGAGTGCTACATCTTGTGTGTAGTAGTTGTACTGAAATTCACTGAGGTAGAAGAATACTTTTGACATGTTTACAATGTTTGTTGTGATTTGGAGCATTTGAATTGACCAGAATTCAAGAATGTTCAAAGACCCACTCCCTCCCAAGCAGCAACTATAGGGTAGAA
This genomic interval carries:
- the LOC133676420 gene encoding protein PAT1 homolog 1-like — encoded protein: MERSDGKDFKEFTESSSGALFDASQYEFFGQHAVEEVELGGLENEGENLLLGPTNDEYRLFDRDEGVCLGSLSEIDDLASTFAKLNRVVTGPRNPGVIGDRGSGSFSRESSSATDWAQDGEFTSWLDQQMFNAENSQDSKRWSSQPQPSSACFSEPKPLYRTSSYPQQPQQLQHFSSEPIPVPKSNFTSFPPPGCSPHHLNVASHAGGLQSHLSAPNLSPLSNSNLHLAGLQHGLHYGGNLAQITSPGLSFNNRPQKHWVNHAGLLHVDQSRLLQSILQQQLSHQNGLLSSQLMSPQQQLQQQRLHPSVQPSLAHFAAMQSQLFNAHPSSLHIREQKHKSSQRNRRFSQGSDTSSQKSDGGWVQFRSKHMTADEIESILKMQHAATHSNDPYIDDYYHQASLAKRSTGSRTKNNFCPSHLKELPSRSRNSADQHSHLHFDALGKMPLPSIRRPHPLLEVDPPGSGDGNSEQMSERPLEQEPMLAARITIEDSLSLLLDVDDIDRFLQCNQPQDGGAQLRRRRQNLLEGLAASLQLVDPLGQTGKTAGLASKDDIVFLRLVSLPKGRKLICKFLQLLYPGSELTRVVCMAIFRHLRFLFGGIPSDTGAADTTTNLTKTVSACVNGMDLHALSACLVAIVCSSEQPPFRPLGSPAGDGATVILKCLLERASKLLHGPQASSNCGMPNFALWQASFDEFFDLLMKYCLIKYDTILQSVYAKTPPSAEGIDSEVRAATKREMPVELLRACLPHTNERQMELLRHFGQQRNTITGLSAHPGNSGHINSESVRS